The following is a genomic window from Oligoflexia bacterium.
CTGCTGAAATCCAGATACTCTATGGAGGCAGTGTTAAACCTGATAATAGCCGCGAATTAAGCGCTTTACCCAATATTGATGGATTCTTAGTGGGCAAAGCCTCACTAATACCAAAAACATTTGCTCTAATCGGTCAAACCCCCTTATAGTCCAGGAATTAGGAAATAAAAGGAGTTAATAGTCATGGAACAAGGTACTACACTCATCGCCATTTTACATATCGCAGTTGCACTGTTTTTAATCGTTGTTGTTCTCTTGCAAGACAGTAAAGGCGGCGGCGTTGGCGGTTCATTTGGTGGTGGCTCTAGCCAAACAATTTTTGGTGCCTCAGGTGCTGCTAGCTTCATGGTTAAACTCACTCGTGTTTGCGCAGTAGTTTTCATGCTCACCTGTATTGGACTCACATTAATGCTTTCAAGAAACTCAGGTCGATCGGTTGTTGACTCAATGCCCGTTGCGCCTTCAGGATCAGCGCCAGTCGCACCGGCCGTTCCAGCAGCACCCCTAGCTGTGCCAGCTCAACCAGCCCCCGCAGCACCAAGCGGCAAGTAAATAAGGAGAAACTTTGCGGAACCGCAAAGTCCAAAACATAGTTGCAGCTGCGCTCATCATCATAGCCCTTTTGGCCTTGCTCTTTCAGGGACAAATTTGGGAATGGTGGCAACGGTATTCATTACGCTTTGACTCACG
Proteins encoded in this region:
- the secG gene encoding preprotein translocase subunit SecG; the encoded protein is MEQGTTLIAILHIAVALFLIVVVLLQDSKGGGVGGSFGGGSSQTIFGASGAASFMVKLTRVCAVVFMLTCIGLTLMLSRNSGRSVVDSMPVAPSGSAPVAPAVPAAPLAVPAQPAPAAPSGK